The segment TCGTGGACCAGGTCGAGAGCGCGGCCCGGCCCGCAGGCGCCACCGCCGTCCACAGTGTCCGGCTGCGGGTCGGTGAACTGGCCGGGGTGGTCCCCGACGCGCTGGCCTTCTCCTTCGAACTCGCCTGTGCCGGAACGGTGCTGGAGGGGGCGGAGCTGGTGACGGAACCCGTCGCGGCCCGCGCCCGCTGCGAGCCCTGTGCGGACAGCTGGCCGGTGGGTAGCCCGCCGCAGCTCAGCTGTCCGGGCTGCGGCGGCGCCACGGCCGAGCTGCTGTCCGGCCGGGAACTCCAGATCGTCAGCGTGTGCTGGAACGACGCCCCGGTACACGCACCGACCCACGAGGAGCGCTGAACCATGTGCCGTGTCGTCGACCTGCAACAGGCGGTCCTGGCCAAGAACGACGCCTGTGCCCACACCCTGCGCGAGGACCTCGCCGCCCGTGGCACCGCGCTCGTCAATCTGCTCTCCAGCCCCGGCAGCGGCAAGACCGCGCTCCTGGAACGGGAACTCACCCTCGCCCGCGACCGGGGCATCCCCGTCGCGGCGCTCACCGCCGACCTCGCCACCGAGAACGACGCCGTCCGGCTGGCCCGCTCCGGCGTGCCCGTCAAACAGGTGCTCACCGACGGGCTGTGCCACCTGGAGGCCGAGATGCTCGGCGGGCACCTGCACGGCTGGCTCCCCGCTGACACCCGGCTGCTGTTCATCGAGAACGTCGGCAACCTGGTCTGCCCCGCCTCCTACGACCTCGGCGAGACGCTGCGCGTCGTGCTGGCGTCGGTGACCGAGGGCGAGGACAAGCCGCTGAAGTACCCCACCGCCTTCGGTCTCGCGCATCTGGTGGTGGTCACCAAGACCGATATCGCCGAGGCGGTGTCGTTCGACGAGAAGGAGTTCCGCGCCAACGTCGAACAGATCAACCCCGGTGTGGAGGTCGTCCTCACCTCGGCGCGCGGCGGGGAGGGCGACGGGCTGCTGCTGGACCGGGCGCTGGCGGCGCGGGACGGCACACCGGTGCACATCCCGGTCATGACCCGTAAGTCCCACCACGTCCACGACGCCGAGGACGGCCAGCCGTGC is part of the Streptomyces platensis genome and harbors:
- a CDS encoding hydrogenase maturation nickel metallochaperone HypA encodes the protein MHEMSIALAVVDQVESAARPAGATAVHSVRLRVGELAGVVPDALAFSFELACAGTVLEGAELVTEPVAARARCEPCADSWPVGSPPQLSCPGCGGATAELLSGRELQIVSVCWNDAPVHAPTHEER
- the hypB gene encoding hydrogenase nickel incorporation protein HypB produces the protein MCRVVDLQQAVLAKNDACAHTLREDLAARGTALVNLLSSPGSGKTALLERELTLARDRGIPVAALTADLATENDAVRLARSGVPVKQVLTDGLCHLEAEMLGGHLHGWLPADTRLLFIENVGNLVCPASYDLGETLRVVLASVTEGEDKPLKYPTAFGLAHLVVVTKTDIAEAVSFDEKEFRANVEQINPGVEVVLTSARGGEGDGLLLDRALAARDGTPVHIPVMTRKSHHVHDAEDGQPCDEGHTHTAAPSHGEHTHAGKHTHPHRTPGGHAHTTDPDTVASSRS